A DNA window from Maribellus comscasis contains the following coding sequences:
- a CDS encoding TonB-dependent receptor, producing MKSTIKELTYYRKNLNKTLFVVILFIVFNFLPKLSFSQTFSFEFDNTPLSKALTEVAQKTSIRLSFDSELLEKTKISQKISQSDASEILTILLKNTGFTFEFKYDTYLIYKKQPVQLEVTKPKFKTLTGIVFDKESGERLPYATIYVWERNLSVSTTVEGTFSVRLADSTLNLIQIKYLGYQNLDTLINTSRTESLLRFGLQKKSQTIETVNITGDKLEMVDFSNEAGHVVFNPSKFVDLPNYGETDVFRALQLLPGISSFENSSQLNVRGSSADQNLVLLDGFTLYNLDHFFGVFSALNPNVIKNIQVYRGGFDSRYGERVSAIVDIVGKSGNQSKPQFYGGVNMISGNLTAEIPISKKLTLVAAGRRAYSDIYSTWLADELLSDKLGQTRRLPQPDANVITPKFFFSDYNLKLSYQITEQENISFSTYGSKDNLNSTSNNSNELGNIDTEDTNEWGNNGLGATWTKQWNSKYFTSLQAGHSGYFNNYNNNTNITFSIVSSDSTVVIDNERTDIINEQNELIDYFITLRNDYQLNSGNKIQYGFSAKYHQFTFYKDASRDFVYDNLKSSAFLYTGFIQDNININNKFSVKPGIRLNYYSNAQKFYLEPRLAASYSAESGITLKIATGKYYQYINKSSTEQTYGYNRDFWVLADGNVNPVLSSNHFIAGFSFDKNDFYFDVEGYYKTVKGLQEYLFFADPEQRNNQNQPPGTTPFSSFISGTGKAMGIDFLAKYEGSFFTSWLAYSLSKATRSFDEINNGDEIPSNYDQTHEVKWTNIYNYKKWNFSTLTVFTSGKPYIQSSSKDENFNTTRVYKRLPNYSRVDFSMNYNFSIKNINIKPGVSILNAFNTENYLDIYTRVINFESGTVNETNLIKAQSLTFNFFVNFRF from the coding sequence ATGAAATCAACAATAAAAGAGTTAACATATTATCGGAAAAACCTGAATAAAACACTTTTTGTTGTTATTTTATTTATTGTATTTAATTTTCTCCCCAAACTGAGTTTTTCACAAACTTTTAGCTTTGAATTTGATAATACTCCCCTTTCGAAAGCACTTACTGAAGTTGCACAAAAAACAAGTATCCGCCTCTCTTTTGATTCAGAGTTACTGGAAAAAACAAAGATCTCACAAAAGATTAGTCAATCAGATGCTTCTGAAATTTTAACAATTTTACTTAAAAATACCGGTTTCACTTTTGAATTTAAATACGATACATATCTTATTTATAAAAAACAGCCGGTACAATTGGAAGTCACAAAACCTAAATTCAAAACACTAACAGGAATTGTTTTTGATAAAGAATCGGGTGAGCGTTTGCCCTATGCCACCATTTATGTTTGGGAAAGAAACCTTTCCGTATCAACAACTGTTGAAGGAACCTTTAGTGTCCGTTTAGCCGATTCCACCTTAAATTTAATACAGATAAAATATTTGGGGTATCAAAACCTTGATACGCTGATTAATACATCACGTACAGAGTCGCTTTTAAGATTTGGCCTTCAGAAGAAATCGCAAACTATTGAAACAGTAAACATTACAGGCGACAAGCTAGAAATGGTAGATTTTAGTAACGAAGCGGGGCATGTGGTTTTTAATCCATCAAAATTTGTCGATTTACCCAACTATGGAGAAACTGATGTTTTTAGGGCTTTGCAACTTTTGCCGGGAATAAGCTCTTTTGAGAATTCATCACAATTAAATGTGCGGGGTAGTTCTGCCGACCAAAACCTGGTTTTGCTTGACGGATTTACATTATACAATCTCGATCATTTTTTTGGCGTTTTTTCGGCGTTAAATCCCAACGTAATAAAAAATATACAAGTCTACCGCGGAGGTTTCGATTCACGTTACGGTGAGCGGGTTTCGGCAATCGTGGATATTGTAGGGAAATCGGGAAATCAAAGCAAGCCACAATTTTATGGAGGAGTAAACATGATTAGTGGAAACTTAACAGCCGAAATTCCAATTTCAAAAAAACTAACTCTGGTTGCAGCGGGCCGACGTGCTTATTCCGATATCTATTCCACCTGGCTGGCAGATGAATTACTCAGCGACAAGCTGGGCCAAACCCGCAGATTACCACAACCCGATGCAAATGTGATCACACCAAAATTCTTTTTTAGCGATTACAACCTAAAACTTTCGTACCAGATAACAGAACAGGAAAACATTTCCTTTAGCACCTACGGTTCAAAAGATAATCTTAACAGTACCAGTAACAATTCAAACGAACTCGGCAACATAGACACAGAAGACACAAACGAGTGGGGAAATAATGGTTTGGGAGCTACCTGGACCAAACAGTGGAACTCTAAATATTTTACCAGCTTACAGGCTGGACATTCAGGATATTTTAACAACTATAACAACAATACAAATATCACATTTAGCATTGTTTCGTCAGATTCAACGGTTGTTATCGACAATGAAAGAACTGATATTATAAATGAACAAAATGAACTGATTGATTATTTTATAACGCTCAGAAACGATTATCAGTTAAATTCCGGAAATAAAATTCAGTACGGATTTTCGGCAAAGTACCATCAGTTTACGTTTTATAAAGATGCCAGTAGAGATTTTGTCTACGATAATTTAAAAAGTTCGGCTTTTTTATACACTGGTTTTATTCAGGATAACATCAATATAAACAACAAATTTAGTGTAAAACCAGGCATCCGATTAAACTACTACAGCAATGCCCAAAAATTTTATCTCGAGCCTCGTTTGGCAGCAAGCTATTCTGCGGAATCGGGAATAACACTAAAAATTGCAACCGGCAAGTACTATCAATATATTAACAAATCAAGTACCGAACAAACTTACGGATACAACCGCGATTTTTGGGTATTGGCTGACGGAAATGTTAATCCGGTTCTTTCATCCAACCATTTTATTGCCGGATTTAGTTTTGACAAAAACGACTTTTATTTTGATGTTGAAGGCTATTACAAAACGGTAAAGGGGCTACAGGAATATCTGTTTTTTGCCGACCCTGAGCAAAGAAACAATCAAAACCAGCCGCCTGGTACAACTCCGTTCAGTTCGTTTATTTCAGGAACAGGAAAAGCAATGGGCATTGATTTTCTGGCCAAATACGAAGGCTCTTTTTTTACAAGCTGGCTGGCATATTCATTGAGTAAAGCCACTCGTAGTTTTGATGAAATAAATAACGGAGACGAAATTCCCTCCAATTACGACCAAACCCACGAAGTAAAGTGGACCAACATTTACAATTACAAAAAATGGAATTTCTCAACACTAACGGTTTTTACAAGCGGAAAACCATACATCCAATCTTCGAGTAAAGATGAGAACTTTAATACTACCCGTGTGTACAAACGATTACCCAATTATTCCAGGGTTGATTTTTCGATGAACTATAATTTCAGCATCAAAAACATAA